In the genome of Leptospiraceae bacterium, the window TGTTTAGCTTATAAAAAATTTCTTGCATTTTTTTTGTAAAACCTTTTTTGATGATACGAACACTTTGTTTTACCTTGACTTCTTCATAGGGAACATTCAGAAATTGGAAGAGCTTCTCAAAATCTTTTATCCCATATAAAGGGTTTCCATTCTTTACAATTAGGATTATATCTCCTTCATCGAGTTTCCAAATGAAATCGTGATCTTTTGGCGAGATTACATTCAAGATCATGAAGGTTGCTTCTGCGGTTTCTAAAAACTTTTTTTTTTATCCAAAAAAAACATCTTGATTGGATTTTCTAATAACATCTGAAAAATCATCTTGGAGTCTGGTATATACTTTTTAGCAACTCGAATGGTGGAGAACAAATTTGTATTTCCATGCATGGCGCTTCCTGTTCCCAGCCCAACTAAAATGTTATGTTGCAGAATTTTCTGGATTGGAGCTGTTTGATGGAAGATGTATTCGTTTACTTCAGGACACCAAACAAAACTGCAATTATAATGAGCAATTATTTCTATATCTTCATCAGTAAGGGATATTCCATGTATCAAAACTGTGTGTTCATCCAAAACTCCCATTTGTTCCAAAATTTTTATAGAATCTTTACTTTCTCGATCGAAACCTTCGCTTACTTTAATAAGAAAAGGAACATTATTTCGTTGTGCATACTCGAATTCTTCTTTTATTCCTTTTCCCCAGTTTAATGAATAACTTACAGGTGAATGAGATATTCCAAAATCAGGAAGCAAATCAATGTCTAGTTCATCCAGCAGATCTTCGAAAACAAATTTGGGGATAGGATCCACAACAAAAGTTACACCACTGAAGATGTTTTTATAACTTCCCAAGAAATACAAATCTTCTTTCTCCAATAACATTCTTTCTTCAAAGAGCTTCGATGATTTTACTTCATTATCCCACATATACCAATTGTGGTAAGGAGATTTTTTACTTTCGTATTTTACATAAGTTGCCAATAAATTATCAAAACTATTGATAAAAGTTGGCATGATCACTCTTCCATGTAAGTTGATACTTACTTCAGGATGATTGTGAAGACCAAAGAGAATTTCATCCGACACAATTGTAAATTCGACATCTTTTAAGATACTATTGCCATCCACATATGTGCCATTGTAAATTCTCCATGCTCGCATTTTAAATAATTTTCGGTTTTAAAAATACTGAGATGGAATAATTATATTTAGAATTTTATTACGTAAAATAAATTTTTTATCAAAGAACAAATCCTATTTGCTTACTAATTGCAATTATGCTTTGTGAGATTTTTGATTTTGTAAATTAACTTATGTAGACTTCGAGGAAAACAGATTTCGTTTTACCTGTGATTTAGGTATATCTAGATTTTTCTTTTTATTCTGGACATATTCTTTGCTATGTTTGAGCAGGATTTATCGATGCTTTTGAAGTTTTCATTGAGATTTTCGTCTGAAATCGGCTTGACTATGAAACAAGGAGAACATCAAAATAAACAATATTATGCCTGCAATCGAAAGGCAACCTGATCTCTTAGGGGTTTACATCCATTTTCCTTTTTGTATCCAAAAATGTCATTATTGTGATTTCTATTCTCTGAGTATAAGAGAAGTCAACTGTTCAATAGATGAGATAGAAAAACTTTTTGTCAAAAGGATCATAGAAGAATTGAAATTTCGTCTTTCTTATTTTGAACACTACAAACAAGTAAACACAATTTATTTCGGAGGTGGCACATCATCGTTTCTATCTCCGAATTCTATTGAAATGATATTAAATGAAATTTCAAAATATTATTCTTTTGTATCTTCTTGTGAAATTACTGTAGAGGGAAATCCTGAGCATTTCCATCAAAAGG includes:
- a CDS encoding amidohydrolase family protein — its product is MRAWRIYNGTYVDGNSILKDVEFTIVSDEILFGLHNHPEVSINLHGRVIMPTFINSFDNLLATYVKYESKKSPYHNWYMWDNEVKSSKLFEERMLLEKEDLYFLGSYKNIFSGVTFVVDPIPKFVFEDLLDELDIDLLPDFGISHSPVSYSLNWGKGIKEEFEYAQRNNVPFLIKVSEGFDRESKDSIKILEQMGVLDEHTVLIHGISLTDEDIEIIAHYNCSFVWCPEVNEYIFHQTAPIQKILQHNILVGLGTGSAMHGNTNLFSTIRVAKKYIPDSKMIFQMLLENPIKMFFLDKKKSF